Below is a window of Coregonus clupeaformis isolate EN_2021a chromosome 15, ASM2061545v1, whole genome shotgun sequence DNA.
tgcggtttgtggggccttttaaagtcctgaggagattgaacgaggtgttttacaggttacaactgcctattgattataagaatattaacccctcgttccatgtgtctcttctcaggccggtggtagctggtccactccaggaaggtgagataggggagacccctctgcccccactggacatcgagggagctccggcgtacacggtcaggaccatcttggactcgagacgccggatggggggtctccagtatctcgtggagtgggaggggtacggcccggaggaacggtgctgggtgcctaggagggatatcctagatccatccctcctgactgagttcctccgtggtcatcccacgcgcccggctccgcgtcctcctggttgtccccgaggccggggtcggcgcacggctggagcggcgcgtcaaggggggggtactgtcacgaattctgccaagactgctcctcctccttgctcgggcaggcttcggcgttcgtcgtccccggagtactagctgccaccttTGAATGTTTCGATGTGCGTTTGatttggtctgtctgttacacctgtgtccgtttgagtctgattatgtgccctataagtttcctgtgttgttttcgttagtttgtgtgttattgtccgcctgtccgttggtgtaacctgtgcagtactctggactttgtttattgttacgcactgtgttgcgttgtcgCTCGCCTCCTTTGTTGAGGCCCTTTAATTTTGGTACTGTTTTAcagttagtaaagtcttgtttgactcagcctatgcgtcctgcgtctgactcctcaaccgcatccacatcaacacAATGTAAATTGTTTAATGGAGTGACATAATACCAGTTATTAGGTTACAACAACTGAAATAATATGTACTGTGTGTAGGTTAAAAGGTATTCTTCCTTTACAGGTCTTCAGATCGACACAAGGCTAGGAGAGCCTGCTGCATCTCCCCTTTGTATTCTTTCTGTAACGTAGAGTAGAGTGAAGTATTGGTCAGTCTGATACTTGAGTCTGCGATACTTATTCAGTACTGGATCACATAATAAGATGAACGTGCTTTGCCTCTTATCATGTGACTGAATTACATAGACTCTCTCTCAGCCTATATAGTGCTCTTCCAGTCTACTTTTGTCTTATCCAGTTGCTAACCATAATTAAGTTGTCACTCAACTACGCCCATATCATTCCTTTCCTTGGTTTCGTGTGGCACACTAGTCATGACATTTTATCACGCACCATTCCTAAGATTAGCACCACTGgtcccccaatctatcttggcacactgaccttctAGTACTCACTCGTGATACTACGAACACATGGCTTTCCTCGCTCTCTCATACAATTTACAATCTTTATAATATTGGATCAAACACTCGTCATATCAATCCTGTTGaagaacaaatgatagtcccactgagcggatggcgtatcgctgcagaatgctgtggtagccatgccggttaagtgtgccttgaattctaaataaatcacagacagtgtcaccagcaaaacatccccacaccataacacctcctcctccatgctttacggtgggaaatacacatgcaaagatcatccattcacccacaccgtgtctcacaaagacatggcggttggtaccaaaaatctcaaatttggactccagaccaaaggacacatttccaccggtctaatgtacattgctcgtgtttcttggcccaagcaagtctctttgtcttattggtgtcctttagtagtggtatctttgcagcaattcgaccatgaaggcctgaacagttgatgttgagatgtgactgttactcgaactctgtgaagcatttatttgggctgcaatttctgaggctggtaactctaatgaacttatcctctgcagcagaggtaactctggatcttccattcctgtggcggtcctcatgagagccagtttcatcataacactcgactgcacttgaagaaactcaaagttcttgaaatgttctgaattgactgaccttcatgtcttaaagtaatgatgactgttgtttttctttgcttatttgagctgttcttgccataatatggacttggtcttttaccaaatagggctatcttctgtataccccccctaccttgtcacaacacaactgattggcttaaacgcattaagaaggaaagaaattccacaaattaacttttaagaaggcacagctgttaattgaaatgcattccaggtgactacctcatgaagctggttgagagaatgccaagagtgtgcaaagctgtcatcaaggcaaagggtggctatttgaagaatctcaaatataaaatatattttgatttgtttaacacttttttttgtgttatttcatagttttgatgtcttcactattattctacaatgtagaaaatagtaaaaataaagaaaagcccttgaatgagtaggtgttctaaaacttttgaccagttgTGTAGATCTAAAAAGTAATGAGCTATCTATCTGTCTATGTGCTTACTGAGGTGTATTTATTATGTTCATGCAGGCACCCACTGTGAGTGTTGGATATTAAAGCCAAATGCTCTTACCCTtaaatgtgtgtttgtattaGTGACAGCATCAGACGGAGACTAGTATCGGTACCGGTACACCTGATAGGGAGTTGCAGGTGCAGAAGTGAGAATACAAGCATCAATTAGAACAAATAATATACAATGTGGTATAACAGTCACAGATATTCCTAGTAACAGTAGTGGTGCAAATGAATGAGCAACCAGTAGGCTACACTGCTGCactgtcatctctctctttctctctttttttccatttccctctctctctttctcttgctcttgCTCACgcattctctccctctttctcaatGTTAAAACTCTGCAGGTACTTGCATGTTTTCCTCTTGTTTTTAACCACTGATTGacgaaagaaagacagaaagttcAGCCATGTAAAGAGTTAAGTCTTCCAGCAAGTGTATAAAATTGCATAACACTATTAGATGAGGAGGAGTTTCACATAGTTTGCTGAAGTAAAACTTAAGACGAGAGACTGAGAGTGTATTGTACACAGAAGTCTTTAATAAATCTTTTTTGAACAACTACACAGTTTTCAGGCCTTATTACAAACAGAAAGAACACAGAAAGCAGCCACAGTCACTTATACACAGGTGAGTTGAGATTTACCTGGATCTGTATGATTATTTCAGGACTAttccctctgtagctcagctggtagagcacggcgcttgtaacgccagggtagtgggtttgatccccgggaccacccatacgtacagttgtatgcacgcatgactgtaagtcgctttggataaaagcgtctgctaaatggcatattatattattataaaaacATTTATCAAGATTGGCTAGTAGTGTATCACCTTGACAACTCTAGAGTTGAAACTATGATAGTACATTTTATTTGCATGTGCCTATTTTTAGGACACTCAAAGATACTTTACATAAGGTCATGAACTATGACCTAAATAAAGTATTGTGAGTTGAGTGATTCCAGTAAATGCTTTATGGTTTCTTCTTTGGTCTCTGTCTAGATATGGCATCCTCCAGCAGTCTCTTGTCCGAAGAGCAGTTCCTGTGCTTTATCTGTCTGGATGTGTTCACTGAGCCAGTCTCCACTCCATGTGGACACAACTTCTGCAAGATCTGTATCAGAAAGTACTGGGATACCACTGTCCTGTGCCAGTGTCCaatgtgcaaaaatgtgtttGATAGAAGACCAGCTCTCTTTGTTAATACTTTCATTTCTGAGATGGCTGCTCAGTTCAGGAAGTCAGTTCAAGTGAAAGCTACCAGCAGCCCAGAACAATGTCCTACTAAGCCTGGAGAAGTGGCCTGTGACGTCTGCACTGGGACGAAGCTCAAGGCCCTGAAGTCCTGCCTGGAGTGTCTGACCTCTTACTGTGAAACTCATCTGCAGCCTCATCAGATAGCCCCAGCCCTGAAGAGACACAAGCTGATTGCCCCTGTGGAGAACCTAGAAGACAGGATGTGTAAGGAGCACAACAAACTCCTGGAGCTGTTCTGCAGGACTGACCAGACGTGTGTTTGTGTCTTGTGTATAAAAACAGACCACAAGACTCACTACACCGTCCCTCTAGAGGAAGAGTATGGACAGAGGAAGGCTCAGCTGGGGAAGACAGAGGCAGAAGTGCAGCAGATGATCCGGGAGCGACTTCAGAAGGTTCAGGAGATCAAACACTCAATAGAGCTTAGCAAGAGAAACACAGAAAGAGAAATTGCAAATGGTGTGCAGGTCTTTAATGCTATGGTGCACTCCATAGAAAAAAGCCAGGCTGAGTTCATTGAGGTGGTTGAAGAGAAGCAGAAAGCAGCAGAGAGGAAGGCTGAAGGAATCATTATAGAGCTGGAGCAGGAAATCACTGAGCTACAGATGAGAAGCACTGagatggagcagctctcacacactgaggaccacctccacctcctccagagCTCCCCATCCCTCTGCAGCCTTCCTCCCACCAAGGACTGGTCTGAGATCAGTTTTCACACCAGTCTGGGTGTGGGGAACATGAGGAGAGCTGTGTCTCAGCTGGAGGAGACACTCTGGAGTGAAGTGAAGAAGTTGACGTGTGATACTGAAATGAAGAGGATTCAGCAGTATGCAGTGGATGTGACTCTGGACCCTGATACAGCACATCCCGGTCTCATCCTTTC
It encodes the following:
- the LOC121583504 gene encoding E3 ubiquitin-protein ligase TRIM7-like, whose amino-acid sequence is MASSSSLLSEEQFLCFICLDVFTEPVSTPCGHNFCKICIRKYWDTTVLCQCPMCKNVFDRRPALFVNTFISEMAAQFRKSVQVKATSSPEQCPTKPGEVACDVCTGTKLKALKSCLECLTSYCETHLQPHQIAPALKRHKLIAPVENLEDRMCKEHNKLLELFCRTDQTCVCVLCIKTDHKTHYTVPLEEEYGQRKAQLGKTEAEVQQMIRERLQKVQEIKHSIELSKRNTEREIANGVQVFNAMVHSIEKSQAEFIEVVEEKQKAAERKAEGIIIELEQEITELQMRSTEMEQLSHTEDHLHLLQSSPSLCSLPPTKDWSEISFHTSLGVGNMRRAVSQLEETLWSEVKKLTCDTEMKRIQQYAVDVTLDPDTAHPGLILSEDRKQVRHVDRRQNLPDNPKTFSSCTGILGKKGFSSGRFYYEVQVKGKTDWDLGVTRESSNRKGAITLSPQNGYWSVWLRNGNQYQANSKPCDPKLFKLCIVKDV